One genomic segment of Deltaproteobacteria bacterium includes these proteins:
- a CDS encoding CPBP family intramembrane metalloprotease: MNKKAGRSQLILFLAISYAYLWLLFGISRLFDIPFSYDPGEPGGILVLIGVPASLFAASLVTLITGGKEDLCRLFRRSLEWRFAPGWYLASLLTPLLVAFACGIAAVWINGIKIAEDWFSPSMPLGFMAFLLIYIGLGEEIGWRGFALPRFQQSFGPLGGSIATGVFWALWHLPLFLMPGSSQYGHSVILFIYLLTCWTIPMAVFVGKSRGSVIPAILFHGSVNFLAFAILYPYKYFYLFWGIAAIIGAVFLPRPLRIKKN; encoded by the coding sequence ATGAACAAGAAAGCCGGGAGATCGCAGCTCATTCTATTTTTAGCGATCTCTTACGCCTATTTGTGGCTCTTGTTCGGAATCAGCAGGTTATTTGACATACCGTTTTCCTACGATCCGGGAGAACCGGGAGGAATTCTTGTCCTCATAGGAGTTCCTGCGTCTCTGTTCGCGGCGAGCCTGGTGACTCTGATAACTGGTGGAAAGGAAGATCTATGTCGGCTGTTCAGGCGTTCGCTGGAATGGCGGTTCGCTCCGGGATGGTACCTGGCATCGCTGCTGACGCCTTTGCTGGTAGCCTTCGCTTGTGGGATCGCAGCGGTCTGGATCAACGGGATCAAAATAGCTGAGGATTGGTTCTCGCCATCCATGCCGCTCGGTTTCATGGCCTTCTTATTGATATACATCGGGCTTGGTGAAGAGATCGGCTGGCGGGGGTTTGCACTGCCGCGGTTTCAACAGAGCTTTGGACCGCTCGGAGGCAGCATTGCCACAGGCGTGTTCTGGGCGCTTTGGCATTTGCCCCTGTTCTTGATGCCCGGATCATCTCAATACGGGCACTCGGTGATCCTTTTCATTTATTTGCTTACTTGTTGGACCATCCCAATGGCGGTATTTGTGGGCAAATCACGCGGCAGTGTGATTCCTGCCATCCTGTTTCATGGATCAGTGAACTTCCTCGCCTTTGCGATCCTGTATCCTTACAAGTATTTTTATCTGTTCTGGGGTATTGCCGCGATCATTGGAGCAGTATTTCTTCCTAGACCACTCCGAATTAAGAAAAATTAA
- a CDS encoding HNH endonuclease → MHHYSTQDLDRRVRLTAFHWLSEQVNIHGDVLPRSLLARGFVFENQRIPLVSPKGIFKPRILPEYPLSITTTTSGPYDDGFTPEGLLLYKYRGSDPYHRDNVELRNAMLHNIPIIYFHSVVPGKYLAVWPVYIVEDNPNSLTFTVAVDDYKTVNQYIHSQDDTPAIFGEVSDIRRMYITTSIKQRLHQRGFRERVINAYREQCAFCRLKHLELLDAAHIIPDGEPGGDPIVNNGVALCKLHHAAFDSFILGIRPDYKIEVREDILKEEDGPMLVHGLQSMHMKEIILPKSSRLWPNPELLERRYEKFRMAG, encoded by the coding sequence ATGCATCACTATTCCACACAAGACCTCGACCGTCGCGTCCGCCTTACTGCATTTCATTGGCTTTCTGAACAGGTCAATATTCACGGCGATGTGCTCCCAAGGTCACTGCTGGCCAGGGGATTTGTATTCGAAAATCAAAGAATACCTCTCGTTTCTCCTAAGGGCATTTTCAAGCCGAGAATATTACCTGAATACCCCCTATCGATAACGACAACGACTTCGGGACCTTATGACGATGGGTTCACCCCGGAAGGTCTCCTTTTATACAAATATAGAGGTTCTGACCCCTATCACCGGGACAATGTGGAACTCAGAAATGCCATGCTCCACAATATTCCGATTATCTACTTCCACAGTGTTGTGCCCGGCAAATATCTGGCCGTATGGCCTGTATATATCGTGGAAGATAATCCGAACAGCTTAACATTCACTGTCGCTGTTGATGATTATAAAACGGTAAATCAATATATTCACTCACAGGATGACACCCCCGCAATTTTCGGAGAGGTGTCAGACATCCGAAGAATGTACATTACAACATCGATCAAACAAAGATTGCACCAGCGCGGATTCCGTGAGCGTGTTATTAACGCCTATCGTGAGCAGTGTGCTTTCTGCCGTTTGAAGCACCTCGAGTTGCTCGATGCGGCACATATAATCCCCGATGGCGAACCAGGAGGAGACCCGATTGTAAATAACGGAGTGGCCCTGTGCAAACTGCATCACGCGGCATTTGACAGTTTCATACTTGGAATCAGGCCGGATTATAAAATCGAGGTGAGAGAAGATATTTTAAAAGAAGAAGATGGTCCCATGCTCGTCCATGGGCTTCAAAGCATGCACATGAAAGAAATCATTCTTCCGAAAAGTTCACGCCTGTGGCCCAATCCAGAGCTCCTTGAACGGAGATATGAAAAATTTCGAATGGCAGGTTAG
- a CDS encoding HNH endonuclease: MDLIEQGIIGKNFIEPSFELVDTFNRYWSRIMPLGSTTTMALPFFFLQSEGFWQLNPKHGSESKIRRESKSMKSLRDMIAGATLDEQLFQFMKGTNTRTSLRTILVKTYFAEELQPIILEQIHINYDAYQYSKALLETHESAETLESTETNQKVRDQGFRKAIVTLYDHRCALCGIRMLTTEGHTVVEGAHIIPWSISHNDQPTNGMSLCRLCHWSFDEGFVSVNQDYQVVVSRQVRLDQNLPGHILTLSDRNIFTPEKEHFWPAQENLNWHRKKVYRK; this comes from the coding sequence ATGGATCTTATCGAGCAGGGAATCATCGGGAAAAATTTTATCGAGCCTTCGTTTGAGTTGGTCGATACATTCAACCGTTACTGGTCCCGAATCATGCCGCTCGGTTCCACAACAACGATGGCATTACCGTTCTTTTTCTTACAATCTGAAGGATTCTGGCAACTTAATCCGAAACATGGAAGCGAGAGCAAGATACGGCGAGAGTCGAAATCCATGAAGTCGCTCAGAGATATGATTGCCGGGGCAACACTTGATGAACAGCTGTTCCAATTCATGAAAGGCACCAATACACGGACATCTTTGAGAACGATACTGGTAAAAACCTATTTTGCAGAGGAACTACAGCCGATTATCCTGGAACAGATACATATCAATTATGATGCCTATCAGTATAGCAAAGCACTTTTGGAAACACATGAATCAGCCGAAACATTGGAATCAACAGAAACAAATCAGAAAGTCCGCGATCAGGGATTCAGAAAGGCGATTGTCACTCTTTACGATCATAGATGCGCCTTATGCGGCATTCGAATGCTGACCACCGAAGGTCATACTGTTGTCGAAGGCGCGCACATCATTCCCTGGAGCATCAGCCATAATGATCAACCGACGAACGGCATGTCATTATGCCGCCTCTGCCACTGGTCATTTGATGAGGGGTTTGTCAGTGTTAATCAGGATTATCAGGTAGTTGTTTCCCGACAGGTGAGGCTCGATCAAAACCTTCCGGGCCATATCCTCACCCTTTCGGACAGGAACATTTTTACACCGGAGAAAGAACATTTCTGGCCGGCTCAGGAAAACCTGAACTGGCACAGGAAGAAAGTTTATCGGAAATAA
- a CDS encoding sigma 54-interacting transcriptional regulator — protein MNIDRNEFFKETTIRICGSLDIRAALESSFHYIKDIIPVTSLSMVLYDAELNIAHIIASVGDEFERRFGKTVALPPEDVKFRAARWASMPPFEIINRPDLNPEQKNVFQQLGLDINVSMINIRLELEGNRIGVLALMTKGTDRYTAEHAELMQTLNEPFAIAMANALRHQEVSKLKDMLADDNQYLQTRLREIAGEEIVGAEFGLREVMKMMRQVAHLDSPLLLYGETGVGKEVIANAIHYSSPRRKGPFIKVNCGAIPESLMDSELFGHEKGAFTGAIVQKRGRFERADKGTIFLDEVGELPPQVQIRLLNVLQNKEIERVGGTKTIPLDIRIISATHRNLEDMVKAGQFREDLWFRLNVFPIIIPPLRQRKEDIPALVHHFIEQKGMELRMGDRPVLAPGALERLRAYDWPGNVRELQNIVERALIKSRDGVLRFDTLVTPAYNGNTDPAGEGADILTLDEVNALHIKKTLHITRGRINGPGGAADLLRIHPNTLRKRMDKLGIPYKKGR, from the coding sequence ATGAACATTGACAGAAACGAATTTTTTAAAGAGACGACCATCCGCATCTGCGGCAGTCTCGATATCCGGGCGGCCCTCGAAAGCAGCTTTCACTATATAAAGGACATTATTCCCGTCACCTCCCTGTCCATGGTGCTCTATGACGCCGAACTGAACATCGCCCACATCATCGCCTCCGTGGGAGATGAATTCGAACGGCGGTTCGGGAAGACCGTCGCCCTTCCCCCCGAGGATGTGAAATTCAGGGCCGCCCGGTGGGCATCAATGCCGCCATTCGAGATCATCAATCGCCCCGACCTCAACCCGGAGCAGAAAAACGTGTTCCAGCAGCTTGGCCTCGATATCAACGTTTCGATGATAAACATCCGCCTGGAACTGGAGGGCAACCGCATCGGGGTCCTGGCATTGATGACCAAGGGGACGGACAGATACACCGCCGAACATGCCGAACTCATGCAGACGCTCAACGAGCCCTTTGCCATTGCCATGGCGAACGCGCTCCGGCACCAGGAGGTGTCCAAGCTCAAGGACATGCTCGCCGATGACAATCAGTACCTTCAGACCCGGCTCAGGGAGATCGCCGGCGAGGAGATCGTGGGCGCCGAATTCGGCCTCAGGGAAGTGATGAAGATGATGCGCCAGGTGGCGCACCTCGACAGCCCCCTCCTTCTGTACGGAGAAACTGGCGTGGGCAAGGAGGTGATCGCCAACGCGATCCACTACTCATCGCCCCGGAGAAAGGGGCCCTTCATCAAGGTGAACTGCGGCGCCATTCCCGAGAGTCTCATGGACAGCGAGCTGTTCGGCCACGAGAAAGGGGCGTTTACCGGCGCCATCGTCCAGAAGCGGGGACGCTTTGAACGGGCCGACAAGGGGACCATCTTTCTCGACGAAGTGGGCGAGCTGCCGCCCCAGGTCCAGATACGGCTCCTCAATGTCCTCCAGAACAAGGAGATCGAGCGCGTGGGCGGAACAAAAACGATCCCCCTCGATATCAGGATCATCTCCGCCACCCACAGAAACCTTGAAGACATGGTCAAGGCCGGTCAGTTCAGGGAAGACCTCTGGTTCCGCCTCAACGTGTTCCCCATCATCATTCCACCTCTGCGACAGCGCAAGGAGGACATCCCGGCGCTGGTGCACCACTTTATAGAGCAGAAGGGCATGGAATTGAGGATGGGAGACCGGCCCGTGCTCGCCCCGGGGGCGCTGGAGCGGCTCAGGGCCTACGACTGGCCCGGCAACGTCCGGGAACTGCAGAACATCGTCGAACGGGCATTGATCAAGAGCAGGGACGGCGTCCTCCGCTTCGACACCCTTGTCACGCCGGCTTACAACGGTAATACCGATCCCGCGGGTGAGGGGGCCGATATCCTCACCCTCGACGAAGTGAACGCGCTGCACATCAAAAAGACCCTGCACATCACCCGTGGAAGGATAAACGGGCCCGGCGGAGCGGCCGACCTGCTCCGTATCCATCCCAACACCCTCAGAAAACGGATGGACAAACTGGGAATACCTTACAAAAAAGGGCGGTGA
- a CDS encoding efflux RND transporter periplasmic adaptor subunit has product MHFRKKPDSVGIWFFLFILASVFVLNACGNGQQAGQAPPPPEVVVQELKTEAVVLTTELPGRTSAFLIAEVRPQVSGIIKERLFTEGSVVKAGDLLYRIDPDLFQAAYESAKASLARAEANLPAMRIRAERYGELISSKAVSQQDYDDIQSALKQAEAEVQYWKAAAESARISLEYTSVTAPISGRTGRSNVTKGALVTMNQPIPLVTIQQLDPIYVDVPQSTAELLRLRHSLEKGYLEKNGADQNVVRLLLEDGTEYPLEGTLQFQDVTVDRSTGTVTLRAVFPNPDNFLLPGMFVRAVLQEGVNKQAILIPQQAVSRDPKGNPLALLVNPQGMVEQRQLTIDRAIGNQWLVTSGLAVGEHLIVEGIQRIRPGMPVRVAPPSEDTTAQGTEAGPGVAPQTEN; this is encoded by the coding sequence ATGCATTTCCGTAAAAAACCCGATAGCGTCGGCATATGGTTTTTTCTCTTCATACTTGCCTCTGTTTTCGTGTTGAATGCCTGCGGCAACGGGCAGCAGGCCGGGCAGGCGCCTCCTCCACCGGAAGTGGTTGTCCAGGAGCTCAAGACGGAGGCGGTGGTTTTGACCACCGAGCTGCCGGGTCGAACGTCGGCATTCCTGATCGCTGAAGTTCGGCCGCAGGTGAGCGGCATCATCAAGGAACGCCTGTTCACGGAAGGCTCCGTCGTCAAAGCGGGAGACCTCCTGTACCGGATCGATCCCGATCTCTTTCAGGCGGCCTATGAAAGCGCCAAAGCCTCTCTGGCTCGGGCCGAGGCCAATCTGCCGGCCATGCGGATACGGGCCGAACGGTACGGCGAGCTGATCTCATCGAAAGCCGTCAGCCAGCAAGATTACGACGATATCCAATCCGCCCTCAAGCAGGCGGAGGCGGAAGTGCAGTACTGGAAGGCGGCTGCGGAATCGGCACGCATCAGCCTGGAATATACCAGTGTTACCGCGCCGATATCGGGCCGTACCGGAAGGTCCAATGTGACGAAAGGTGCCCTGGTGACGATGAACCAGCCGATACCGCTGGTAACGATCCAGCAGCTTGATCCCATTTATGTCGATGTTCCGCAATCCACAGCCGAGCTGCTGCGACTGCGGCACAGCCTGGAGAAAGGATATCTCGAAAAGAACGGGGCCGACCAGAACGTGGTCAGGCTTCTGCTGGAAGACGGTACCGAGTATCCCCTGGAGGGGACGCTGCAGTTTCAGGACGTGACGGTGGACCGGTCGACGGGGACCGTTACCCTGAGGGCCGTCTTCCCCAACCCCGATAATTTCCTTCTGCCCGGCATGTTCGTCCGGGCGGTCCTCCAGGAAGGTGTGAACAAGCAGGCCATCCTGATACCCCAGCAAGCCGTGTCACGCGATCCCAAAGGTAACCCGCTCGCACTGCTCGTAAATCCCCAGGGCATGGTCGAGCAGCGACAGCTTACCATCGACCGGGCCATCGGCAACCAGTGGCTGGTGACCTCCGGCCTCGCCGTCGGTGAACACCTCATCGTCGAGGGTATTCAGAGGATACGGCCGGGGATGCCCGTGAGGGTTGCTCCACCCAGTGAAGATACAACCGCTCAAGGGACCGAGGCCGGACCCGGCGTCGCTCCGCAAACAGAGAACTGA
- a CDS encoding efflux RND transporter permease subunit — protein MSKFFLARPVFAWVIAIIIMAAGALAIYNLPISQYPPIAPPSIAIYSTYPGASAVTVENSVTQIIEQKMTGFDNLLYMSATSDSAGGSRIELTFEPGTDPDLAWSQVQNKLQLAISSLPEVVKNQGVTVSKSTRNYLMVMGLISEDGSMDGKDLRDFAKTNLESVIARVPGVGEVEIFGAGYAMRVWLDPDRLVNYHLTIEDVLAALKAYNVEVSAGQFGGGPAVEGQRLNASIVLQSMLKTPEEFADVPVRINPDGSVVRISDVGRAELGTEYYDIETAYKGKPVGGIAIRQAAGANALDTADAVKDKLAEMSRFFPEGMKVVYPHDTTPFIRVAINEVVKTLIEAILLVFLVMWLFMGSMRATLIPTIAVPVVILGTFATLGLFGFSINMLTMFAMVLAIGLLVDDAIVVVENVERIMSEEGLPPREATAKSMEQITSALIGIGLVLSAVFGPMAFFPGSTGVIYRQFSVTIISAMLLSVLVALILTPVLCASILKPVQAGHEPAEEAIFFLRPFFLWFDRMFFGLRDRYVKLVGHSLSRSIRYLVIFVVIVAAMGVLYLRMPTAYLPDEDQGILLAQVLMPTGATLEQTNAVTKQIEQYFDENEKEAVATTMTISGIGFSGRAQNNGMVFIKLKDWDLRDRDDLRAKAVAARASRALAGIRNALVFCFPPPPVVELGIAKGFDFELLDRSGVGHRALMDAQYQLLGIAAQDPRLTSVRPNSMEDVPEYHVDVDWEKAGALGIPITSIHRTISASFGSAYTNDFIQGGRVKRVYVQADAPYRMLPRDLEKIYVRNAAGMMVPFSSFASGRWVSGPPRLARFNGFPSINIWGEPAPGKSSGEAMQAMEEAVEKLPRGIGFDWTGLSFQERMSSSQAPILYAFSVFVIFLCLAALYESWTVPISILMVLPLGVIGGIIASSTRGLSNDVYFQIGLLTTLGLTTKNAILIVQFAKRGLEQGMGLMEATLEGARLRFRPIIMTSLAFGFGVLPLALTTGAGAGAQNAIGTGVLGGMVTATVLVVIFSPLFYVLIEKFFGRGRKRKAIIPDDANPSEDR, from the coding sequence TTGTCGAAATTTTTTCTGGCTCGTCCGGTCTTTGCCTGGGTCATCGCCATCATCATCATGGCGGCGGGAGCCCTGGCGATCTATAATCTGCCCATATCCCAGTATCCGCCCATCGCCCCGCCGTCGATCGCCATTTATTCCACCTACCCGGGGGCTTCGGCCGTAACCGTTGAAAACAGCGTGACCCAGATCATCGAGCAGAAGATGACCGGTTTCGACAATCTGCTCTACATGTCCGCCACCAGCGATTCGGCAGGAGGTTCCCGTATAGAGCTGACCTTTGAACCGGGGACCGACCCCGATCTTGCCTGGTCGCAGGTGCAGAACAAGCTCCAGCTCGCTATCTCGAGCCTGCCCGAGGTGGTCAAGAACCAGGGCGTCACGGTGAGCAAGTCCACCAGGAACTACCTGATGGTCATGGGCCTGATCTCTGAAGACGGCAGCATGGACGGCAAGGACCTGCGGGACTTCGCTAAAACGAACCTGGAAAGTGTCATCGCGCGGGTGCCCGGCGTCGGTGAGGTGGAGATCTTCGGTGCGGGTTACGCCATGCGCGTCTGGCTCGATCCCGATCGGCTGGTCAATTACCATTTGACCATAGAGGATGTGCTCGCCGCGCTCAAGGCGTACAACGTTGAGGTCTCGGCCGGGCAGTTCGGCGGCGGGCCCGCGGTGGAAGGCCAGCGCCTCAATGCCTCCATCGTCCTTCAGAGCATGCTCAAGACCCCTGAGGAGTTCGCCGACGTTCCCGTCCGCATCAATCCGGACGGCTCCGTTGTGCGGATCAGCGATGTGGGCAGGGCCGAACTGGGGACGGAATATTACGATATCGAGACCGCTTACAAAGGGAAACCCGTGGGCGGCATCGCCATCCGCCAGGCCGCGGGTGCCAACGCGCTCGATACGGCCGACGCGGTCAAGGACAAACTGGCCGAGATGAGCCGGTTCTTCCCGGAAGGCATGAAGGTCGTGTATCCCCATGACACCACCCCCTTCATCAGGGTGGCTATCAATGAAGTGGTGAAGACCCTTATCGAGGCCATCCTGCTCGTCTTCCTGGTCATGTGGCTCTTCATGGGCAGCATGCGGGCCACCCTGATCCCGACCATCGCGGTGCCCGTGGTCATCCTGGGGACCTTCGCGACGCTGGGGCTTTTCGGCTTCTCCATCAATATGCTCACCATGTTCGCCATGGTGCTGGCCATCGGCCTTCTGGTGGACGACGCCATCGTTGTGGTGGAGAACGTGGAGCGCATCATGAGCGAGGAAGGGCTTCCCCCGCGGGAGGCCACGGCCAAGTCCATGGAACAGATCACCAGCGCGCTGATCGGCATCGGGCTGGTCCTGTCGGCGGTCTTCGGCCCCATGGCCTTCTTCCCCGGCTCCACCGGTGTCATATACCGCCAGTTCTCCGTGACCATCATCTCCGCCATGCTGCTCTCGGTCCTGGTGGCCCTGATCCTCACGCCGGTCCTGTGTGCCTCGATCCTCAAGCCGGTACAGGCGGGGCATGAGCCGGCGGAGGAAGCGATCTTTTTCCTCCGGCCCTTTTTCCTGTGGTTCGATAGAATGTTCTTCGGCCTCAGAGATCGGTATGTAAAACTGGTCGGCCATTCTCTTTCCAGGTCGATCCGTTACCTGGTCATTTTCGTGGTGATCGTGGCGGCCATGGGGGTCCTCTACCTCCGCATGCCCACGGCCTACCTTCCCGATGAGGACCAGGGGATCCTGCTCGCCCAGGTGCTGATGCCGACGGGCGCCACGCTTGAACAGACCAATGCGGTCACCAAGCAGATCGAGCAGTATTTCGATGAAAATGAAAAGGAAGCGGTGGCGACCACCATGACCATCTCAGGCATCGGTTTTTCCGGACGGGCACAGAACAACGGCATGGTGTTCATCAAGCTGAAGGACTGGGACCTCCGTGACCGGGATGACCTGAGGGCCAAGGCCGTCGCGGCGCGGGCATCCAGGGCCCTTGCCGGTATCCGCAATGCGCTGGTGTTCTGTTTCCCGCCGCCGCCCGTCGTGGAACTCGGTATTGCCAAGGGATTTGACTTCGAGCTCCTGGACCGGAGCGGTGTCGGACACCGGGCGCTGATGGACGCGCAGTACCAGTTGCTGGGCATAGCAGCCCAGGACCCGCGGCTGACCTCCGTGCGGCCCAACAGCATGGAGGATGTTCCCGAATACCACGTGGATGTGGACTGGGAAAAGGCAGGCGCCCTGGGAATTCCGATCACCTCCATCCACCGGACGATATCGGCCTCCTTCGGCAGCGCCTATACCAATGACTTCATCCAGGGCGGCCGTGTCAAGCGGGTCTATGTCCAGGCCGACGCCCCTTACCGCATGCTGCCGCGGGACCTGGAGAAGATATATGTTCGCAACGCGGCGGGCATGATGGTGCCCTTCTCCTCGTTCGCCTCGGGCCGCTGGGTCTCCGGCCCTCCCCGGCTGGCGCGTTTCAACGGGTTCCCTTCCATCAACATCTGGGGTGAGCCGGCGCCGGGGAAAAGCTCGGGAGAGGCCATGCAGGCCATGGAAGAGGCCGTTGAGAAACTGCCGAGAGGCATCGGTTTCGACTGGACCGGGCTCTCCTTCCAGGAGCGCATGTCGAGCTCCCAGGCGCCGATCCTGTACGCGTTCTCTGTCTTCGTGATCTTTCTCTGCCTGGCGGCGCTCTACGAGAGCTGGACCGTTCCCATCTCGATCCTGATGGTCCTTCCCCTCGGGGTCATCGGCGGCATCATCGCTTCGAGCACGCGGGGACTGTCCAATGACGTCTATTTCCAGATCGGGCTGCTCACGACCCTCGGGCTGACCACCAAGAACGCCATCCTGATCGTCCAGTTCGCCAAAAGAGGGCTGGAGCAGGGCATGGGGCTCATGGAGGCGACCCTTGAAGGCGCGAGACTCCGTTTTCGTCCCATTATCATGACCTCCCTCGCCTTCGGTTTCGGGGTCCTGCCCCTTGCCCTGACCACCGGGGCCGGGGCTGGGGCACAGAACGCCATCGGCACGGGCGTGCTGGGAGGAATGGTGACGGCTACCGTGCTGGTGGTCATTTTCTCTCCCCTGTTCTATGTGCTGATCGAAAAGTTCT